The nucleotide sequence TAGATCTTAGAACAAAACCACCTGCTACTGTTCTAAGAGGCTAggatataaataaagcaaaagagaAGCAAAATTCAACTTAAAAATGGACTCCAGGTGACAGCCTAATGGCCAGCCTCACCTTCTAAACGAAACTAAGTCAGCCTCTTTCTCCCCAACACAGGACCGGATCACACCAACCTGGACAAATCTCACCCTGGCACCAAATGACCAAGACTAAATCACAGGAGTTTTGATCAGCAATGTATTCATAGAAAACTGTTCAGAGATGACGGATGAAGCTATCAAACAAGGCAAGCACGCataggagggaagaagggaaggagggagggagagagggagggagggagagaaagagggagggagagagggagagaaggagggaagaaggaaaaatggaGACCCTCATGTCAGTCCTATCCAAAGCTGATAGGTTACAAAGCAcaggatcctttttttttttttgacctttatttttattttgtgtgcatgagtgttttacctgcatgcatgtctgtttaCCATgcgtgtgcagtgcctgtggatgCCAGAGGAGGGGTAACATgtcggatcctctggaactggagttccagatgctgtgagccaccatgtggttgctgggaaattaATGCAGGtgttctggaagagcaagcagtagTCATCACTGCCTCATCTTGCCAGGCCATTATGTGAATATAAGGGTGCCATGAGTCTAGGATGCCCCGGGGGTCAGGAAAGGCTGCTGAGTCCGCCAGAACTGGCATTATAAACAGTTGAGAGCCATCGGATGGGCACCAGCTCTCTGCAAGtctcttccctgctgagccatgtctccagccctcaagGAAGAGGCTCTTGTGCACAGAGACTGAGACTGGCGCCCCCTGAGTCCAGCTGCTCCATGTGTGTTGCCTGCTTCCTTCAGGCATGGATGATTTCAGGATTTTCTCATCAGTCTTGCAGCAGACAGCACAGCATCGGAAGCCCTAAGGAACAGGGATCTGAAAGAAGAGAACTTTCTCTAGGGAATCCCATTCACAAGTGAGAACAGCCCGAGCCCCTGGCAGCGCCTTCTCCTGGCTTACCTCATACATTGCAAAcccttctctgtgtctccctAGCCCTGGATTCCTCTTTCTTATACCCTCTGACCCTGCTGCAGACACAGCAATGAGAAGTTagatcctctctcctcccagctctGGCCCTCTGTTTACTAATTCCTGTCTCCTACTGGATCTGAGTCAGAACAGGTAGTCAACAAGGCCCAGAGAGCCCTGCACTCTCTTCCTTCCTGATTACTGAAGAGTTTTCTCAGTCGTGAAGGAGCGAAGCTTTGgttaaaacttatttttcttaagcttttaatgacttatttattGTCCTGAGTACATGCTGTCACAGCACACACGCAGAGGTCAGGGGACACCTCTGTGGACTTAGTTCTCTCTATTCACTTctatgtgggctccagggatcaaaTGAAGGTTACTCAGCTCCTGTGGCGAGCACCTTTTACCCTTTGAGCCTTTGTAAAGGCCtccctttacatttttattgtgatTAACCAAGGCCATGATCAACTGTCTTAAACCCCTCTGTCTTTTAAACAGATATGTCCAAATCAAATTCTAAAAACATAGAGATTTCTAGAGGGCATCTGAAAGTTCAAAAGACCTGTATTTGCATAATTACAATACataataataatgtattattAGGTCTTCCAAATGGAATGAGATACCTGGAATCAGATACATCTTGAAAGCTTTCAGTAATAATTGTAATGACAAATTCTTTTGATTTCTTAAGAAATAACCAAGCCAGCTATGGATGGTACATGCCCGTGTTCCCAGGGGTCAGGACACTGAGACAGAGGATCTGCTCCAAGTTTGAGGTCAACTTGATCTACATGgcgaattccaggccagtcaggcaACTACATAGCAagcaagatcctgtctttaaaaaaaaaaagttgtccaTAGCAAAGCTACTTTATTCTGAtatctgtccttctgtctgtctgtctgtccatctatctatgtatctatatctcccttcttcttttctctccctcccttctgcctACTCCCCTTTACCTATAAGCATAACAGGTTGTGTTGTGTCTTCCAAGGAAAGGTTATGGAGACTGGAAAGAATTCTGAAAGTGAAAGGTTTGCTTTGGgggtatgttttatttttcaaacctCATAGATACTTTTTTTTACATCAATCAAAATAATCTAATAAGTGGATCTTATAATAATAATCACCAGGCATGCCCCCTCCCTGAAACTACACAAATCTTTATATTTCTTAAGGTACATCTTGAAATTTTTGCACCCTGCTATATAGACAGAGTACATTAAGTTCTTCCTTTGACAGTCTAGTAGTGAGAATTAACTTCATAGGCGAATTCCTTTATAAAAATGGCCCACCAAGTCTCTGGCTGCCTGCTCTACCTTGAGAACACACTGTAGGATAAATGCCTAATAAGGCATTGGGGAAGGAACCTACTGAAGGGCACTGTATGAGCATACTACAGATCTTATTCCCAGCCCTGGACACCACTAGATAAAGAGCCTCAGTCGAACGCCAAATAATTCTCCCTCAGCTGTTTCCTTcgctcctgcctcctctcccctccctttccttctctcacaAGTGTCAGCCATAATTGTTGCAGTGGTTTGAACATGAttggcccagggtgtggcactattaggaggtgtggccttgttggaggaagtgtgtcacagtggatgtgggctttgagacccttctgctagctgcctggaagccagactttttttttttttttaagatttatttatttattatgtaagtacactgtagctctcttcagacacaccagaaaagggtgtcagatcttgttacggatggttgtgagccaccatgtggttgtgggatttgaacttaggaccttcagaagaacaatcaagtgctcttaaccgctgagccatctctctagccccaatggaagccagtcttcttctgccttcagaacaagatgtaaaactcttagCTCTTATACAGCCATATCTTCCTGGACATTGTGATGCTTCctgcatgatgataatggactgaaccgcaGAACTAggaattaaatgtcctttataagagttgccttggtcatggtgcctctctGCAGCAATGGAGACACTAACTAAGACCACTGTAATGTCAATTTTGATTTCTTAATAAATTCTTAAGAAGTACCTgtatctcattatatagcccagactgCCCATGAACTTGCAGTCAATCTGCcttctagtgctaggattaaaggcatgtgtcattaAGCCTGACTTCACCTAATAATCCCTAATATAATATCTaaaatgaactcacagaaataggGATTTACCTGTGTGGTTTCAAATCATGGAATACAGTTAGTTCCACTATCACTTTCGGCAGTGAAGGGGACCTTGTCTGGAGCCAGGCCCACATCCACCTAATGCAGCTCTCATTCTCTGTGAATCACTTTCAGAACATTGCCATTTAAAACACAACACAGGCCAGAGAGATGCCTTAGTGGTTACGAGCACTTCCTGGTCTCCCTGTgagacctgtaactccagctccaggaatctgaagccctcttctggcatccatgggcactgcactcacagtAGCAtaaattcacacagacacacacagacatacacgcacatctttaatgccaacactcaggaggcaggagcaggcaaaTGCAGAATTCCAGGCTAGTTTTGTTTGCAGAGTAAGTTGCAGGCTGGCCAGGGCTATTTGGTGACACCCTAtctaaaagcagaaagaaataaaCGATCACTCACAACTCAAACCCCCATGAACCTCAAccccacaacacatacatacacacacacatacacacagagtaatTAATCTTTCTTAATTCTTAGATGACAAGATTACCCTCCATGTTGTTTCCATACCATCCCCTCAAAGCTCTCCATTTCTCCACTTACCTTCCTTTTCCAAAGGGGGAAACTCTGAGATCAGTAGGAAAGTCTTTCTGAGAAGAATGGTCTAGCCTTCTGGGTCTGCTCCAGTCGATTCAAGATAAACTGGCTCGTATCGATGAAGCGCTCGACGCAGTTCACCAAGCAGAGCTCGGCCCGGCCGTCCAGCTTGGGCCCGGGCTTGTCCATGCACTTCTCCCAGCAGAGCTCAGTCATGTGGTGGACGAGCAACTGCGCCCGCTGCTTCTGCACCTCCACCTCCATGAAACGCTGCAGCTGTGGGTCTGTAGATCCCAGGCTGCCACCCAGGGAAGACCAGGCGGACTCCATGCCAGCGAGCCAGGGACCGGAAGTTCCCCCCCCCAGGAGTCCTGGCTAGAGAACAGGAACCGGAAGTGTCATGGCCGCCTCAGGCCCACCTAGGAAGCTTTACCCCTTTAGTCTGCAGGCTgctctgcctggctctgcttACCTTAGTAAAGATTTTAAAGTAACTCTTAGATTAACACTATTAGACTCCATAAGGCTTTCCAAATCGTTCATGAACAAGCTGATGGTTTTATAAAATGCCAGGCAAACTCAAGCTGAATGAAGAAGACAATGAACCAAGGAAGCAATGTTTTGAGACCTTTGGTTTATCCTAAACCCATTGACTTAAATTTCCCTAGATAAAATTTGACCGGACTTTTCGAAGAAACAGAAGGCTACAGACCATTCTCAGCATTTCTGACTGATGTCAACGCTTCTGACTGTCTGCCAAAGCTCAGGTCCTAATAGACTGCGAAGCCTCCCACCATTTTCAAGCCTGGACAGTCGTCATCCCTACCTCAGTCTCCTTGACTAGAGTATTACATCGGGTGGGGTGTCTTGAGGAGCACTCCTGAAGCTAGGATTTCAGATTACCCTTGCTTGTTCTGTTTGCAATATTCCAAATTAGGGGAGACGTGGAAGAAAGTACCTGGCCCAACGAACAGACACCATAAACACACTTGTATGACTTCAGCCTCCTGCACGCCTGCTGCCACCCCACACATTTATTTGGCCCTGGCCTTCTAACAGAAGTCTCTTCTTTCCTGTGGGGCATGACCACTGAATATAAGCCTTTTTAGGGATGTGAGATCTTCAGCTCTTTAACCTTTAAGAAGATTTTGgccaaaaatgagaaataaaggaTTGAAAATGTCACTGTGTTGAGAACaagcaaaaaaatttttttctaaatactacattttcagactccatttaaaCACAGGGAAAAACTAAATGCAAGGTCCTGGGCCCTCAGGGACTGGGGAGTTCCGGATAGCTGAACAGCTTCTGTTGTGTCTGAGTCCAGATGTCTCAGAGACAGCTTTTCCACCTTTCTGGCGGGGTCAAACTAGTTCATATTCCCAGGCCTAGGAACCAACACCTATCCCACTTctccaaatattttaattgtctTTTAACCAGTAAAGAATGTAGAAATTGTTATCTAAAGCAAGGTGCATAAGTTGTGAAAATATATAACCAATTCCATGTTTTGTTCTAATTAACCACATGCAGCTGGCCTGCTCCTTTATCCCCTTGTCACTCTGAGCTCAGGACCTAATGTCTAGGAGAATGCATTAAGGACCTTGAAGCCAGGTGCCCTGAATACAGTCCAGCCTCCAACAGGTACTCCCTTGTTTAACCCTAAATGTCAAAATACAATTGGATAACACTGCAGCTACCACCCtcaccccccatcccatccccacccccaccccaccccacccccaccccagatcacccatcttttaaaaatgttgtacAATCTCCCTTCTGGCATGTGCTTCAGATCCAGAGCTGGCCACCTCACTGAACACTTGGAAAATAAAGCTTTCATCTTTAAGCTTCCATATCTGAAGCGAGTTTTCTTGGCATCCACCCTGAACCCAACAGCTAGAAGTCTGGAGATGGTCCAGATGTTAGAAACAATTAAAGTTCTCCCAGGGGACCTGAattagtttccagcacccacatggcagctcacaactgtcttctagttccagggaatcagacaccatcttctgacctctgtggacaccaggcgtgcaggtggtgtacagacatacacgcaggcaagcactgaaatacatttttaaaaatttgaagaaattcTTCAGTCTGTGGAAATGCAAGAGACCCAGTCAGGCAGGTTTCTGGAGACTTGGATGCCATAAGGTAAGGAATACAGCCATCCGAAACCTACTCTACCGCTGGCAGGGATGCGTAAGTATTTACCAGTGAACCTCTCAGGCTGCTCCTCACTAGGCTAGCACCAAACTCTTAATCCTCCACTTCAGTCCCCtagaatgctggggttacaggtaagCGAACAAGAGaccctactttttattttttgcagcAGTGCCGGTGACTGAATCCAGGGCTCCTGCATGCTATACAAGCACACTATCACTGAGCCAGGTGCCCAACCCTTTCCCCTATGTACATCTGTAAACCTGTGAAACCAACACCTTTGGGGTGCCATTTGGGGACTTGCTCTGGGCAGTTAgaattcctgttttctccttGGGTGACTCTCCTCATTTTTGTTCTCTTGCAAGGTGTGCCTTGGCTGGCCCTCTCAGGTTGCTCAGCTTAAGTATGTGCGTGGACACAGGCACTCGGCAATCACACACGTGAACTTAGTGTGTGCCTCGCTCACACGGGCGCCTCAGTAAATGCTTGCTGGATGAATAATGCGTGTACACAGTGTGAGGGGGCATCCCATAATATCTTGCCTTTATCAGACTTCCTAGGTGGCACTGTTTAACAAGGGACTCTAAACGGCTCGAGGCTATAAAAGATATTACTCACTGGAGCTTGTGATCTGTTTGTcaatcatttatctgtaaaactTGTTTCAGCTCTTCCTTACATGGGCAGTAGGGAAGGAAATTTATGGCTATTTAGGGCTTTTTAATTTGAGTTATCTTTGACAGACCTGGAGTTTGGAAGGAATCATTTGGGGCCTCAA is from Apodemus sylvaticus chromosome 8, mApoSyl1.1, whole genome shotgun sequence and encodes:
- the LOC127691126 gene encoding putative mitochondrial import inner membrane translocase subunit Tim8 A-B codes for the protein MESAWSSLGGSLGSTDPQLQRFMEVEVQKQRAQLLVHHMTELCWEKCMDKPGPKLDGRAELCLVNCVERFIDTSQFILNRLEQTQKARPFFSERLSY